A region of Lycium barbarum isolate Lr01 chromosome 3, ASM1917538v2, whole genome shotgun sequence DNA encodes the following proteins:
- the LOC132631092 gene encoding uncharacterized protein LOC132631092, whose translation MGPADTIQNKNQATNQDRAKAMIFLRRHLDEDLKLEYLTIKDPFMLLNNLKDRHDHLKMLKLCGANITDNDLLEKTFTTFYASNVLLQQQYREMGLKRYSELISHHLVAEQNNGLLMKNHESRPTGSNPFPEVNETHFHQDKRGKGRGPNPRRGPSNGHDRGRGKSYNHDDRLAPNKSLQKKDEKHEAMQRRNPEDKCHRYGGKGHLVCVCRTPRHLVELYQASLKRAEKNAKANFISEDNDDFMHLDVADYFALPQIDPVIRDESIET comes from the exons ATGGGTCCGGCAGACACCATCCAAAATAAAAATCaagcaacaaatcaagaccgtgccaaggcaatgatattcctccgccgtcACCTTGATGAGGACTTGAAATTGGAATATCTCACTATTAAAGATCCTTTTATGCTGttgaataatttaaaagatagacaTGACCACTTGAAGATG CTGAAATTATGTGGTGCAAATATCACTGATAATGATCTGTTGGAGAAAACTTTCACTACTTTCTATGCCTCAAATGTGCTCCTGCAACAGCAATATCGAGAGATGGGGTTAAAAAGGTATTCTGAACTAATTTCACATCATCTTGTAGCCGAACAAAATAATGggttattaatgaaaaatcatgaaagccgacctaCTGGTTCtaatccattccctgaagtgaatgaaacTCACTTTCACCAAGATAAGCGTGGAAAAGGCCGTGGCCCCAATCCTCGTCGTGGACCTAGCAATGGTCATGACCGTGGTCGAGGGAAAAGTTATAATCATGATGATCGCCTTGCACCAAATAAATCCCTTCAaaagaaggatgaaaagcatgaagcgATGCAAAGGAGAAATCCAGAAGATAAATGCCACAGATATGGTGGTAAAGGGCATTTGGTATGTGTTTGTCGTACGCCAAGACACTTGGTTGAGCTTTATCAAGCCTCCCTAAAAAGGGCAGAAAAGAATGCtaaagcaaattttatttctgaagataatgatGACTTCATGCATTTGGATGTAGCTGATTACTTTGCACTCCCACAAATAGATCCTGTAATCAGAGATGAATCTATAGAAACTTAG